The Streptomyces aurantiacus genome includes a region encoding these proteins:
- a CDS encoding nuclear transport factor 2 family protein: protein MTDRPPLPPFTRETAAQKVQAAEDAWNTRDPLKVSLAYSQDSVWRNRDTFVTGRAEIVELLGAKWRREEEYALRKDLWAFDGNRIAVRFQYECRDADGQWWRSYGNELWEFDEHGLMTRREASIDDVAIEESERRIHGSRPDSERGESFPVQ, encoded by the coding sequence ATGACCGACCGCCCGCCCCTGCCGCCCTTCACCCGGGAGACCGCCGCCCAGAAGGTCCAGGCGGCCGAGGACGCCTGGAACACCCGCGATCCGCTGAAGGTCTCGCTCGCCTACTCGCAGGACTCGGTCTGGCGCAACCGCGACACCTTCGTCACCGGCCGCGCCGAGATCGTGGAGCTGCTCGGTGCGAAGTGGCGGCGCGAGGAGGAGTACGCCCTGCGCAAGGACCTCTGGGCGTTCGACGGCAACCGCATAGCCGTGCGCTTCCAGTACGAGTGCCGGGACGCCGACGGCCAGTGGTGGCGCTCGTACGGCAACGAGCTCTGGGAGTTCGACGAGCACGGCCTCATGACCCGGCGCGAGGCCAGCATCGACGACGTGGCGATCGAGGAGAGCGAGCGCCGCATCCACGGCTCGCGGCCGGACTCCGAGCGAGGGGAGTCGTTCCCGGTTCAGTAG
- a CDS encoding nitroreductase family deazaflavin-dependent oxidoreductase: protein MPLEGEYEPSPTQWVRDQVELFERSGGTEGATLLDTGLPVIVLTTRGAKSGKIRKTPLMRVEHEGRYAAVASLGGAPKHPVWYHNVISDPHVELQDGPTRQDMTAREVTGEEKALWWERAVAAYPAYADYQTKTDREIPLFVLEPFAGE, encoded by the coding sequence ATGCCTCTTGAGGGCGAATACGAGCCCAGCCCCACCCAGTGGGTACGCGATCAGGTGGAGCTGTTCGAACGCTCCGGTGGTACCGAGGGAGCGACGCTGCTGGACACGGGGCTGCCCGTGATCGTGCTGACCACCCGCGGAGCCAAGAGCGGGAAGATCCGCAAGACGCCGCTGATGCGGGTCGAGCACGAGGGCCGCTACGCCGCCGTCGCCTCACTGGGCGGCGCGCCCAAGCACCCCGTCTGGTACCACAACGTCATCAGCGACCCCCATGTGGAGCTGCAGGACGGCCCGACGCGCCAGGACATGACCGCGCGGGAGGTGACCGGCGAGGAGAAGGCCCTGTGGTGGGAGCGGGCGGTCGCCGCGTATCCGGCGTACGCCGACTACCAGACGAAGACCGACCGGGAGATCCCGCTCTTCGTCCTGGAACCGTTCGCCGGCGAGTAG
- a CDS encoding DUF4235 domain-containing protein — translation MSGKNEPKESQVQKKKLPIVYKPIGFVLGWTSGTLAGMAFQATWKAIRHEDDAPDALDKDRGWGEVLLAAAIQGAIFAVVRSAVDRTGATAIERSTGVWPSDQKGGRD, via the coding sequence GTGTCCGGGAAAAACGAGCCGAAGGAGAGCCAGGTGCAGAAGAAGAAGCTGCCCATCGTCTACAAGCCCATCGGGTTCGTGCTCGGCTGGACGAGCGGAACCCTCGCCGGCATGGCCTTCCAGGCGACCTGGAAGGCGATACGCCACGAGGACGACGCACCCGACGCGCTGGACAAGGACCGCGGCTGGGGCGAGGTGCTGCTCGCCGCGGCCATCCAGGGCGCGATCTTCGCGGTCGTCCGCAGCGCGGTGGACCGCACGGGTGCCACAGCCATCGAACGGTCCACCGGAGTGTGGCCCTCCGACCAGAAGGGGGGCCGCGACTGA
- a CDS encoding aldehyde dehydrogenase family protein, which produces MTLHRDLLIGGKDLPAASGRTAEDVNPYSSQVYATVAAAGVEDVTRAVDAADAAFEGWAALGPAQRRKIFLTAADLLEARTDDAVRIMAGEVGGTRPWAMFNVALAANILREAAAAVTAPRGEVLSAQKEGALGLAVREPVGVVAAFSPWNAPVILGVRAVAAPLAAGNTVVMKPSEDAPIACGLFVADVLRDAGLPDGVLNVITNAPEDAAAVAEALVADERVRAVNFTGSTGVGRIIGVHAARHLKPAVLELGGKNSVIVLDDADVDYAVDAAVFSVFMNAGQICMSADRILVHESLAEEFTAKFTAKTESLASGDPADPHTVVGPLVTRDAARRVAALVEDAVTKGATVLTGAGAPEGAVHPATVLTDLPEEAELYRGEAFGPVAVISTFTTDDEAVSFANATEHGLTCGIITENGTHGLRVARRIRTGIVHVNDQSVADEPNAPFGGFKGSGYGRFGGRWGIEAFSNTRWVTLGTQQAHFPF; this is translated from the coding sequence ATGACCCTCCATCGTGACCTGCTGATCGGCGGCAAGGACCTGCCCGCGGCCTCCGGCCGCACCGCCGAGGACGTCAATCCCTACAGCTCGCAGGTGTACGCCACGGTCGCCGCGGCCGGCGTCGAGGACGTCACCCGGGCCGTGGACGCCGCCGACGCCGCGTTCGAGGGGTGGGCCGCGCTCGGCCCGGCGCAGCGGCGCAAGATCTTCCTCACCGCGGCCGACCTCCTGGAGGCCCGTACCGACGACGCCGTACGGATCATGGCGGGCGAGGTCGGCGGCACCCGGCCGTGGGCCATGTTCAACGTCGCTCTCGCCGCGAACATCCTCCGCGAGGCGGCCGCCGCCGTGACCGCGCCGCGCGGAGAGGTACTGAGCGCGCAGAAGGAAGGCGCGCTGGGACTCGCGGTGCGCGAACCCGTCGGTGTCGTGGCCGCCTTCTCCCCCTGGAACGCCCCGGTCATCCTGGGCGTCCGGGCGGTCGCCGCGCCGCTCGCCGCGGGCAACACCGTGGTGATGAAGCCGAGCGAGGACGCGCCGATCGCGTGCGGTCTGTTCGTCGCGGACGTCCTGCGCGACGCGGGCCTGCCCGACGGCGTCCTGAACGTGATCACCAACGCCCCCGAGGACGCGGCCGCCGTCGCCGAAGCACTGGTGGCCGACGAGCGCGTACGGGCCGTCAACTTCACCGGCTCCACGGGCGTCGGCCGGATCATCGGCGTGCACGCGGCCCGGCACCTGAAGCCCGCGGTCCTCGAACTCGGCGGCAAGAACTCGGTGATCGTGCTGGACGACGCCGACGTCGACTACGCGGTCGACGCCGCCGTCTTCTCCGTCTTCATGAACGCAGGCCAGATCTGCATGTCCGCCGACCGGATCCTCGTGCACGAGAGCCTGGCCGAGGAGTTCACCGCCAAGTTCACCGCGAAGACCGAGTCGCTCGCGTCCGGTGACCCCGCCGATCCGCACACCGTCGTCGGCCCGCTCGTCACCCGGGACGCCGCCCGCCGGGTCGCGGCGCTCGTGGAGGACGCCGTCACCAAGGGCGCGACCGTCCTCACCGGCGCCGGCGCCCCCGAGGGCGCGGTGCACCCGGCGACCGTCCTCACCGACCTGCCGGAGGAGGCCGAGCTGTACCGGGGCGAGGCCTTCGGCCCGGTCGCCGTGATCAGCACCTTCACCACGGACGACGAGGCGGTCTCCTTCGCCAACGCCACGGAGCACGGTCTGACCTGCGGGATCATCACCGAGAACGGCACCCACGGGCTCAGGGTCGCCCGCCGGATCCGTACCGGCATCGTGCACGTCAACGACCAGTCCGTCGCCGACGAGCCGAACGCCCCCTTCGGCGGGTTCAAGGGCAGCGGATACGGGCGCTTCGGCGGACGCTGGGGCATCGAGGCGTTCAGCAACACCCGCTGGGTGACGCTCGGCACGCAGCAGGCGCACTTCCCCTTCTAG
- a CDS encoding VOC family protein, which produces MALVLAGVVVLDCSEPEKLAAFYKEFLDGEEVDATANRVEIRGADGIRMAFRRDVNATPPSWPRPENSLQAHLDFHVEELDEAERRVIGLGGRPLETKDAGGPYEERGYSDPAGHSFTLRCTRATAPKQG; this is translated from the coding sequence ATGGCACTGGTACTGGCAGGCGTCGTGGTGTTGGACTGTTCCGAGCCCGAGAAACTCGCCGCGTTCTACAAGGAGTTCCTCGACGGCGAGGAGGTCGACGCAACGGCGAACCGGGTGGAGATCAGGGGAGCCGACGGGATCAGGATGGCGTTCCGGCGGGACGTGAACGCCACTCCGCCCAGCTGGCCGCGTCCCGAGAACTCCCTGCAGGCCCATCTGGACTTCCACGTCGAGGAGTTGGACGAGGCCGAGCGCAGGGTCATCGGGCTCGGCGGGCGCCCGCTGGAGACCAAGGACGCGGGCGGCCCGTACGAGGAGCGGGGGTACTCCGACCCGGCAGGCCACTCGTTCACTCTGCGCTGCACCCGGGCCACCGCGCCCAAGCAGGGCTGA
- a CDS encoding NAD(P)-dependent oxidoreductase: MSTTHKPLVILRAAPHPRERIFSPGALARLHDRFTVVEPDTEEALDQALPDAFAIVGQPDLPAERLARAAGLTALLNVEGNFFPNVDYDTCFRRGIHVLGCGPAYAQAVAEYALGLALDLARGISREDRAFRAGRERYVSDGNADAVLLRGADVGLIGFGNLGRSLHPLLAPFRPTLRVYDPWLPPAVLREQGLVPATLDETLARSTFVFVLATVTDDSRHLLGERELALLPDGARLVLVSRAPVVDFPALLTRVAEGRVLAGVDVWPAEPVAADDPARTLEGLVLSAHRAGGIPDAFLSIGDMVVDDLTLLAQGLPPARMQAAARELVGRYRNRPVT, encoded by the coding sequence GTGAGCACCACGCACAAGCCGCTCGTGATCCTGCGCGCCGCCCCCCACCCCAGGGAACGCATCTTCAGCCCCGGCGCGCTGGCCCGCCTCCACGACCGCTTCACCGTCGTCGAACCGGACACCGAGGAAGCCCTCGACCAGGCCCTGCCGGACGCCTTCGCCATCGTCGGCCAGCCCGACCTGCCGGCCGAACGACTGGCCCGTGCGGCCGGGTTGACGGCTCTGCTCAACGTCGAGGGCAACTTCTTCCCGAACGTCGACTACGACACGTGCTTCCGGCGCGGCATCCACGTCCTGGGCTGCGGGCCCGCCTACGCGCAGGCCGTCGCCGAGTACGCCCTCGGGCTCGCGCTCGACCTCGCGCGCGGCATCAGCCGCGAGGACCGCGCCTTCCGCGCCGGACGGGAGCGGTACGTGTCCGACGGGAACGCCGACGCCGTACTGCTGCGCGGTGCGGACGTCGGCCTGATCGGGTTCGGGAACCTCGGCCGCAGCCTCCACCCCCTCCTCGCGCCCTTCCGCCCGACCCTGCGCGTGTACGACCCCTGGCTGCCGCCCGCCGTCCTGCGCGAGCAGGGTCTCGTACCGGCCACGCTCGACGAGACCCTGGCCCGCAGCACGTTCGTCTTCGTTCTCGCCACCGTCACCGACGACAGCCGCCACCTGCTCGGCGAGCGCGAACTCGCTCTGCTGCCCGACGGGGCCAGGCTGGTCCTCGTCAGCCGGGCACCGGTCGTGGACTTCCCCGCGCTGCTCACCCGGGTCGCCGAGGGCCGTGTTCTCGCGGGCGTCGACGTCTGGCCCGCCGAACCCGTCGCCGCCGACGACCCCGCCCGAACCCTGGAGGGACTGGTGCTCTCCGCCCACCGGGCGGGCGGCATCCCGGACGCCTTCCTGAGCATCGGCGACATGGTCGTCGACGACCTCACCCTGCTGGCCCAGGGACTGCCGCCCGCCCGTATGCAGGCCGCCGCACGGGAACTCGTCGGCCGCTACCGCAACCGTCCCGTCACCTGA
- a CDS encoding cation diffusion facilitator family transporter — protein sequence MTSPSARVPDEGSPKSAVPPCEAGGLGHPAEVNREPSSPSDRRTRVTVLVALAANLVIAVAKAVGGLLAGSPALLSEAAHSVADSLNEVFLLAALRRSRRPADSRHPFGYGKERFFWSLLAAVGIFLMGGCFSFFQGFEALGTEGSESHSGYVAGLAVLVVALLAEGGSLLRALHQVRKQGGFSTEVRDPALRTVIAEDGTAVLGVLFAITGMALHMATGQVVYEASASLAIGALLVYVAYRLGRDARDQLIGQATDEESSRRIRALLEAQPEIDSVESLLTMQLGPDSTLVAARIDLMPGLDSEEVELVAERIKRSVAHTVPEADQIFLDVTDAPTARRTAAYESGPAATGERGGT from the coding sequence ATGACGTCTCCTTCCGCACGTGTGCCTGATGAGGGTTCCCCGAAATCCGCCGTCCCCCCGTGTGAGGCAGGAGGCCTGGGGCATCCGGCGGAGGTGAACCGTGAGCCTTCCTCCCCTTCGGACCGCCGGACCCGCGTCACCGTGCTGGTGGCGCTGGCCGCCAACCTCGTCATCGCCGTGGCCAAGGCGGTGGGCGGCCTGCTCGCCGGATCGCCCGCCCTGCTCTCGGAGGCGGCGCACTCGGTGGCCGACAGCCTGAACGAGGTCTTCCTCCTCGCCGCCCTGCGCCGCAGCCGGCGTCCCGCCGACAGCCGTCACCCCTTCGGCTACGGAAAGGAACGCTTCTTCTGGTCCCTCCTGGCCGCCGTGGGCATTTTCCTGATGGGTGGCTGCTTCTCCTTCTTCCAGGGTTTCGAGGCCCTCGGCACAGAGGGCTCGGAGTCCCACAGCGGATACGTGGCGGGTCTCGCCGTCCTCGTCGTCGCGCTCCTCGCGGAGGGCGGCTCCCTGCTGCGCGCGCTCCACCAGGTACGCAAACAGGGCGGCTTCTCCACCGAGGTCCGCGACCCGGCCCTGCGCACCGTCATCGCCGAGGACGGCACCGCCGTACTGGGCGTGCTGTTCGCGATCACGGGCATGGCCCTGCACATGGCCACCGGCCAGGTCGTCTACGAGGCCTCGGCGTCGCTGGCCATCGGAGCGCTCCTCGTCTACGTGGCGTACCGCCTGGGCCGTGACGCGCGCGACCAGCTGATCGGCCAGGCGACGGACGAGGAGTCGAGCCGTCGCATCCGTGCCCTGCTGGAGGCGCAGCCCGAGATCGACTCCGTGGAGTCCCTGCTGACCATGCAGCTCGGCCCGGACTCGACCCTGGTGGCCGCCCGCATCGACCTGATGCCGGGCCTCGACAGCGAGGAGGTGGAGCTGGTCGCCGAGCGCATCAAGCGGTCGGTCGCCCACACGGTCCCGGAGGCGGACCAGATCTTCCTCGACGTGACGGACGCCCCCACGGCGCGGCGTACCGCGGCATACGAAAGTGGCCCCGCCGCGACGGGGGAGCGCGGCGGGACCTGA
- a CDS encoding flavoprotein has product MTEQARNPFLYVVVCAAQVADGVGGLITLAQQRNWDVGVIATPLATGFFDTAAVEAQTGRPVRSAWRSPGDPRPFPDPDAVAVAPATFNTVNKWAAGISDTLALGTLCEAYGMGVPISVLPCVSEALTAHPAYRDSLERLRGMGVRFGEHAFGGPAQRGFHWEQALDLLGRRAGT; this is encoded by the coding sequence GTGACCGAACAGGCCCGCAACCCCTTTCTCTACGTCGTCGTCTGCGCCGCCCAGGTCGCCGACGGCGTCGGCGGGCTGATCACCCTGGCACAACAGCGGAACTGGGACGTCGGCGTCATCGCGACCCCGCTCGCCACGGGCTTCTTCGACACCGCGGCGGTCGAGGCGCAGACCGGCCGGCCGGTCAGGTCCGCGTGGCGTTCGCCCGGCGACCCGCGCCCGTTCCCGGACCCGGACGCCGTCGCCGTGGCGCCCGCGACCTTCAACACCGTCAACAAATGGGCGGCCGGGATCTCCGACACCCTCGCCCTGGGCACCCTCTGCGAGGCGTACGGGATGGGCGTGCCGATCTCCGTACTGCCGTGCGTGAGCGAGGCGTTGACCGCCCACCCCGCCTACCGCGACAGCCTGGAACGACTGCGCGGGATGGGGGTCCGCTTCGGGGAACACGCCTTCGGCGGCCCGGCGCAGCGCGGATTCCACTGGGAGCAGGCCCTGGACCTGCTCGGCCGCCGAGCCGGGACCTGA
- a CDS encoding pyridoxamine 5'-phosphate oxidase family protein translates to MTSPVRTPKQRKQDTLDRLENDVDAWVATAEGDLPYLVPLSFLWDGESLLFATPAASPTGRNLRATGRTRLGIGPTRDVVLVEGTVETLAPAELPDGAGDAFAEKTGFDPRRLTTAYLYFRVRPQRVQAWREADELDGRELMRDGQWLVSD, encoded by the coding sequence ATGACTTCACCCGTCCGAACTCCCAAGCAGCGCAAGCAGGACACGCTGGACCGGCTGGAGAACGACGTGGACGCCTGGGTCGCCACGGCCGAGGGCGACCTGCCGTACCTGGTGCCCCTGTCCTTCCTGTGGGACGGCGAGTCCCTGCTCTTCGCCACCCCTGCCGCGAGCCCGACAGGCCGCAATCTCCGGGCGACCGGCAGGACCCGGCTGGGCATCGGTCCCACCCGTGACGTCGTCCTCGTCGAGGGGACGGTGGAGACACTGGCCCCCGCCGAACTGCCGGACGGCGCCGGCGACGCCTTCGCGGAAAAGACCGGCTTCGATCCGCGTCGACTGACCACCGCCTACCTCTACTTCCGCGTCCGCCCGCAGCGCGTGCAGGCCTGGCGCGAGGCCGACGAGCTCGACGGCCGCGAACTCATGCGCGACGGACAGTGGTTGGTGTCCGACTGA
- a CDS encoding endo alpha-1,4 polygalactosaminidase, which produces MPAMRGARAGLVRAAAALIALAALASCTSDGDGRGPDEARRPSPGAVRLPPVHAGFDYQIGGAYPPPSGVRVVARDRGAEPARGLYNICYVNAFQAQPDEQDDWPDDLLLRDEGGEVVIDRDWDEPLLDIGTPDRRKRVAARVNAWIDGCADKGYDAVEPDNYDSYTRSRGLLSADDATSFVRLLSAHAHARGLAIAQKNAVELADRRSRAGLDFAVVEECGAYDECGAYAEAFDDRVVVVEYTDSGLRKARSGFGDRLSIVRRDVMVSTPDSAAYVRRTS; this is translated from the coding sequence ATGCCCGCCATGCGTGGCGCCCGCGCGGGACTCGTCAGGGCGGCCGCCGCCCTGATCGCCCTCGCGGCCCTGGCCTCCTGTACGTCGGACGGCGACGGCAGGGGTCCCGACGAGGCCAGGAGGCCGAGTCCCGGGGCGGTACGGCTGCCGCCGGTGCACGCCGGTTTCGACTACCAGATCGGCGGCGCCTATCCACCGCCGTCCGGTGTCCGCGTCGTGGCCCGCGACCGCGGCGCCGAACCCGCGCGCGGCCTCTACAACATCTGTTACGTCAACGCCTTCCAGGCCCAGCCCGACGAACAGGACGACTGGCCGGACGACCTGCTGCTGCGGGACGAGGGCGGTGAGGTCGTCATCGACCGCGACTGGGACGAGCCGTTGCTGGACATCGGCACACCGGACAGGCGCAAGCGTGTCGCGGCCCGGGTGAACGCATGGATCGACGGCTGCGCGGACAAGGGCTACGACGCCGTCGAGCCGGACAACTACGACAGTTACACCCGCTCGCGCGGGCTGCTGAGCGCGGACGACGCCACGTCCTTCGTCAGGCTGCTCTCGGCGCACGCGCATGCCCGGGGTCTGGCCATCGCCCAGAAGAACGCCGTGGAACTGGCAGACAGGCGCTCCCGGGCCGGGCTGGACTTCGCGGTGGTGGAGGAGTGCGGCGCGTACGACGAGTGCGGCGCGTACGCCGAGGCGTTCGACGACCGGGTCGTGGTCGTGGAGTACACCGACAGCGGGCTGCGCAAGGCCCGTTCGGGATTCGGCGACCGGCTGAGCATCGTGCGCCGGGATGTGATGGTGTCGACGCCGGACAGCGCCGCCTATGTCCGCAGGACCAGCTGA
- a CDS encoding TetR/AcrR family transcriptional regulator: MDSVVARERALDAAETLFYGRGIQSVGMDDVRGTSGVSLKRLYQLFPAKEHLVVAYLERRDIRWRQALAEHVDGHEDARRRILAVFDWLGDWFRQADFRGCAWINSYGELGATSEPVAAQVRAHKRAFKDYLADLAGEAGLPAELAGQLHLLAEGAMVAAAIERSAEPAARAGRAARTLVEACDGATGH; encoded by the coding sequence ATGGACAGCGTGGTCGCCAGGGAACGGGCCCTGGACGCGGCGGAGACCCTGTTCTACGGGCGGGGCATACAGTCCGTCGGCATGGACGACGTCCGCGGCACCTCGGGGGTCTCACTCAAGCGCCTCTACCAGCTGTTTCCCGCCAAGGAGCACCTGGTGGTGGCGTACCTGGAGCGGCGCGACATCCGCTGGCGGCAGGCGCTCGCCGAGCACGTGGACGGGCACGAGGACGCACGGCGGCGGATCCTCGCGGTCTTCGACTGGCTGGGCGACTGGTTCCGCCAGGCCGACTTCCGCGGCTGCGCCTGGATCAACTCGTACGGCGAGCTCGGCGCCACGTCGGAGCCGGTCGCCGCTCAGGTCCGCGCCCACAAGCGGGCGTTCAAGGACTACCTGGCGGACCTGGCGGGCGAGGCAGGGCTGCCCGCGGAGCTGGCCGGGCAGCTGCACCTGCTGGCCGAGGGCGCCATGGTCGCCGCCGCCATCGAGCGGAGCGCGGAGCCCGCCGCCCGGGCCGGGCGGGCGGCCCGGACCCTGGTCGAGGCCTGCGACGGGGCAACCGGCCATTGA
- a CDS encoding peroxiredoxin, which translates to MTNQIAVGDTVEDFALPDETGTTRKLSELLGEGPVVLFFYPAALTAVCTAEACHFRDLAAEFAAVGARPVGVSGDTVERQQEFAGKHTLGFPLLSDPAGEIRERFGVKRGFSLAPTKRITFVISEERKVLEVVRSEIRASVHADRALAALRAHRG; encoded by the coding sequence GTGACGAACCAGATAGCGGTGGGCGACACCGTGGAGGACTTCGCGCTCCCCGACGAGACCGGCACGACCCGGAAGCTTTCGGAACTGCTGGGCGAAGGTCCCGTCGTGCTGTTCTTCTATCCGGCGGCGCTCACCGCGGTCTGCACCGCAGAGGCGTGCCACTTCCGCGACCTGGCCGCCGAGTTCGCGGCCGTCGGAGCCCGGCCGGTGGGAGTCAGCGGTGACACGGTCGAGCGCCAGCAGGAGTTCGCGGGAAAGCACACCCTCGGGTTTCCGCTCCTCTCGGACCCGGCGGGCGAGATCCGCGAGCGTTTCGGAGTGAAGCGCGGATTCTCGCTGGCGCCCACCAAGCGGATCACCTTCGTCATCTCCGAGGAGCGGAAGGTGCTCGAGGTGGTGCGCAGCGAGATCCGGGCGAGCGTGCACGCGGACCGCGCCCTGGCGGCCCTGCGCGCGCACCGCGGCTGA
- a CDS encoding glutathione S-transferase family protein, which yields MSDTEGNSAYGKRSFKRSKSHFSDRVTADGRDGWPVESGRYRLVVSRACPWASRAVISRRLLGLEDALPMAVTDPVQDDRSWRFTLDPGGRDPVLGIRYLAEAYEAREPGHPGGVSVPALVDVASGRLVTNDYQQLTLDLATEWSGLHREGAPDLYPENLRDEIDEVMGEVYEDVNNGVYRAGFATGQDEYAAACEGVFRRLGLLSERLAERRYLVGDTITEADIRLFTTLVRFDAVYHGHFKCNHWKLTENRVLWAYARDLYQTPGFGDTVDFDHIKRHYYQVHEGINPTGIVPLGPDLSGWLTSHGREELGGRPFGAGSPPGPVPEGEEVAATGRP from the coding sequence ATGAGCGACACCGAGGGCAACAGCGCGTACGGGAAGAGGTCCTTCAAGAGGTCGAAGAGCCACTTCTCGGACCGGGTGACGGCCGACGGCCGGGACGGCTGGCCCGTCGAGAGCGGGCGCTACCGGCTGGTCGTCAGCCGCGCCTGCCCCTGGGCGAGCCGCGCGGTGATCTCGCGGCGGCTGCTGGGGCTCGAGGACGCCCTGCCGATGGCGGTCACCGACCCGGTCCAGGACGACCGCAGCTGGCGGTTCACCCTGGATCCCGGCGGCCGTGATCCGGTGCTCGGCATCCGGTACCTCGCCGAGGCGTACGAGGCGCGGGAGCCGGGCCATCCGGGCGGTGTCAGCGTGCCCGCGCTGGTGGACGTGGCCAGCGGGCGGCTGGTGACCAACGACTATCAGCAGCTGACCCTGGACCTCGCCACCGAATGGAGCGGCCTGCACCGTGAAGGGGCGCCCGACCTCTACCCGGAGAATCTTCGCGACGAGATCGACGAGGTCATGGGAGAGGTGTACGAGGACGTCAACAACGGTGTGTACCGGGCCGGATTCGCGACCGGTCAGGACGAGTACGCGGCGGCCTGCGAGGGCGTGTTCCGGCGGCTGGGACTGCTGTCGGAACGGCTCGCGGAGCGCCGGTACCTGGTCGGGGACACGATCACGGAGGCGGACATCCGGCTGTTCACGACGCTGGTCCGCTTCGACGCCGTGTATCACGGTCATTTCAAGTGCAACCACTGGAAGTTGACGGAGAATCGGGTCCTGTGGGCGTACGCCCGTGATCTCTACCAGACACCCGGGTTCGGGGACACGGTCGACTTCGACCACATCAAGCGGCACTACTACCAGGTCCACGAGGGCATCAACCCGACCGGCATCGTGCCGCTCGGGCCCGACCTGTCGGGGTGGCTGACCTCGCACGGCCGCGAGGAACTGGGCGGGCGCCCGTTCGGGGCCGGGAGCCCGCCGGGGCCCGTACCCGAGGGCGAGGAGGTGGCGGCGACCGGCCGGCCCTGA
- a CDS encoding nuclear transport factor 2 family protein, which produces MTATTRSVVEELLRRIGQGDPGRIAELYAEGADWKLDWPQDEHGRADTPWIRQRSTRADAADHYRLLAEFHVPGQAATDIERILVDGDEAVVTGEIRQTAKPTGRAYRARFALHLTVENGLVVRHHVYEDSLAVARAFQAE; this is translated from the coding sequence ATGACCGCCACCACCCGCAGCGTCGTCGAGGAGCTCCTGCGCCGGATCGGCCAGGGCGATCCCGGGCGGATCGCCGAGCTGTACGCCGAGGGGGCCGACTGGAAGCTGGACTGGCCGCAGGACGAGCACGGGCGAGCGGACACCCCCTGGATCCGGCAGCGCTCCACCCGTGCCGACGCCGCCGACCACTACCGCCTGCTGGCCGAGTTCCACGTGCCCGGGCAGGCGGCCACCGACATCGAACGCATCCTCGTCGACGGTGACGAGGCGGTGGTGACGGGTGAGATCCGCCAGACCGCCAAGCCGACCGGGCGCGCCTACCGGGCCCGGTTCGCCCTCCACCTCACCGTCGAGAACGGCCTGGTCGTACGCCACCACGTCTACGAGGACAGCCTCGCCGTGGCCCGGGCCTTCCAGGCCGAGTAG